Part of the Antennarius striatus isolate MH-2024 chromosome 6, ASM4005453v1, whole genome shotgun sequence genome, acacacaacaaacaccacGACTGAGAATCTTTTAAATGTAGTGGCTGCTTGTAACGTACATCATCAGATGAGAAGAACTGATCAATAATTTCATATGCCAACTTGTAGATATCTTCATTTTCGTGATTCTGCAGTTGCTCCACCTTTTCCAAACCTGAGGGAGCGAAATACAATTCAGTCAAATACGCAGAATTTATGTAATTAAACACCAACACGAGAAAACCTTCCTACCTCCACATTCTTCAATAAGGTTAGCGATAGTTTCAGCCTCATCATCTGCCATCTTCAGGATATTGCTGAGGCCATCCAGAACCACCTGAACCACCTGGGCGTCCTTCACCATCAGCAGATTGCAGAACGGAGGAATCACCTGATTCTCAATCAGGTGTGCGACCTGCAGGGAAACGGAGACCATGTGAAATATCGGTTTTAGAGTTCTCGTGTTTTCCTGACCCAATTCGATTCCAAATCTTGCAAGATTTGGAATTCTGTTCAGCCGTTTTAGGAAAAACTGATGCAGTTTAGAAGATTCTTACCTGATCTTTTCTCCCGCTTATTGTCAGGTTGCTGATGGCCCAGGCTGCTTCCTTCTGTGTCCCAAAGTCACCCTAAAAAAATGAACATGCCAAGTGAGCAAAATGTTCCCTAAAATAATCATTCATGATTCATGTGATGTGGTTTATAAGCGAGTTGAGGGCTCACACCTTATCAAGTAGGTGAATGATCATGGGGACTAACATGGCATCGATGACAGCCTGCACCTGCTGCTGGTTGCCTGCTGTGATGTTGGACAGGAACCACACTGCCTCCTGCAGGACAACATGGACAAACACAAGAAATGGAGGAGGGGGTGATTAGCTGAGCAATAGAATCATGGAGGTCCAAGCAAACACAGGTTTTATGTAGAAAATCCAGGAATTTAACCATCTGATGACTCCAAGCAGAGAGGTGAAACGGTTCTGGTTGGCTTTGCTTAgaataaaacatcacatttgCGTTTTGCATCTGTACTGGATCAGAATCCAGAGGTCCGCCCTGAGAGAGTGACCTCCGGTCGAGACGGGGCGTGTGGGTGGGGCGTGGGGTGTTTTTGAGGCTCTAATCATCGTCCGAGTCACAAACATGGGGCCTCGTTTCTAAGTGACTGGTCTCAAATGCACTTCGATATCAGCAGCAGCCCGTGGCTGTCAGCACCCTCTGGCCACCGACCCATGGTATCACACTCagatcacacatacacacacaaaggtaaCCCAAACTCCACAGCCACCCCCCACTGTTCTGTCTCACTACATATAACCAGCCTTGGAGGTCctcttcatcgtcttcatcctcaTGATGTGCTTTGCAAGAAATAACTATCTGTCCCATCTCTATAACGTTCACACGACATTCACACAAGCCCCAAGTCTCTGTTTTCATCACTTCCATACAACACATTAAATCCATCATaccaggaggtgtgtgtgcctACAGAGGTACAGAGTGTGTTATTACCTTGTTGatcttctccttcaggtgtgTGAGGAGTGCAGGGAAGTGACTCAGAGCATCACAGTTGAGCACAACCTGGGTCTGTTCATCTGTGCCAGTGACGATGTTCCCAACAGCCCTCAGTGCAGCAGTCTGGACGCAAAAGGGAAGGTTAATGAAGTTTGATGAGTGAATTATGTTTTCACCTAAACAAACATCTTTAGTCTCTTGAAAACTCCTCTTCATACCTGAACTTTGACCTCCTGGTGACTGAGCAGAGGCACCAGATAAGGGACAATGCCAGAGTCTATGACCATTTGGATTTGCTCATTCCCAGCGTCCGTCAGATAGGACAGAGCCCACACGGTGTCCACCAGGATCTGGAAGCAGTGAAGAAGGTAAACAAATGAATACCTTCTCATTCGTTCtgttatacattttatttatttttcggGGTTATATTGCACGTAGTTACATGATGTCTGGGAGCTAGAgcctgtttaaataaaaaaaatatggaggAAATAAAGGCTACTCACACTGACATCGGTGTGATGGATCAGCACACAGAGAGCTGGCAGGATCTGAGAAAAGACAGGTGTTATAAGGAACTGGAACAACGACAAACATGGCGTGAGGAATCCATTATCGGACTATCAGAATGAAAGGAGATTCTTTTAAAATCCAGAGATTATATACAATCAGATTATCAAACACTTTACAGTTTAACTTTGTAGATTAACATCTGATAACTCAAGGTTGATCAAACTTCAATAATTCCAGTATGGGAAAGTCAGCTTCCTATTCCAGAACTGGGCAAAGGAAGTCCGACTCACAAGCCAGGAAATCTTACAAATTGAGACATGCCCACCCAGTTTACAAGcaactctacacacacacctcctggaTGGTCTCCATAGATGGTGGAGGGTCCTTGTGGCGGCACAGATTGACCATAACCCAAGTGACGTTGCGGAGGAAGGTGATGGGGATGGAGGGACTGATGAAGGTGAGCAGCGGCTTGACTACCCCCAGTTTGATCACATAGTCTCTGCACAGAGGCCCATCACCTGGAGGGAACACAGACACCAGTCTATGTACAGGCTGCTgccaatttaacattttttatgtattcaCAGCAACAAGAACTAACCTATGATGTTTCCCAGGGCCCAGACTGCCTGTTCACGAACATTATGGTGAGGAGAGCGAAGCAGCTTCAGGAACAGTGGCACAGCGTCTACACAAAGGAAACACGTCAGTCTAAATAACATTTAAGGGCATCCCAAGATCTGATGTGTTGCTTAAATCAGGTACAGCAGCTAACCCTGACCCAAGTTTCATCTTTGAGAAAATAATTTGGAAACATCCAGATTCCAGATGTGGACGAGCCCCAGTTTATAATTTGTTtagaacagaaaacagaaacaacatgggaagaaaaatttaaatttcaacaaAGGACAAATGgtgtcaaaattaaaaaagcttTATTTGTCCTGTGGATTTAATAAAACCTGCAACAAACGAGGATAATtctaaaaagaaataatgatcCTTGAAGTACAAATGtgcatgaaatataaaaatcacGCCTCTTCGCAGAAAAAagaattcattattttaacaaaatatcAATATATAGGCAATACTAAAACTAAGAAAGGTTCTCGTGAGAAGACAACACACAGTTTATACTAGAAAGATTTCCCTTAGTAATTGTCAATATGGTGTTCTATAATATAGAGAAATAAAGGagactggggaaaaaaagttttgtgttcTGAAACAACTGCACCTACCGGACTGAACCACCGCTTGGGTCTGTTCTGAGGTACCAGATGCTATGTTGGTCAGAGCCCAGGCCGACTCAAACTGGAGATTGGGGCTGTATAGGGATGAAAGAGATGGATGAAGGTGGCTAGAAAAGTGACTGTGACTGAGCAGGAGTGCCAAACTGTGAAACGTGCAGATCAGTCATTTGTGTTTCTGCAAATTTCAGCAAAACAAAAGCTGGAACACATTTACATAACTGTGAAAATGTTCAGTTGTGTGCCGGGCAAAACACTGTCTTTAGTTGCTGAATTGTGGATAAACTCATCATGTTAAGCTAAACGAACCAACTTGCTGCCCCATTGTCACACATGATGAAGACGGAATGACGGttacatgcaaacaaacagatgaagcGCCTGCTCACTTGTCAGCTCTGTCCAGGCAGTGGACCAATATAGGAAGGATTCCAGACTCAATGAGGTCATCGATGGGCGGGTTACGGTCACTGGACAACAACTTCCTGCAAATGCAAGAAAAAATAAGACCACTGCTCATACTCATGTTTCCATAGTGAAAAAAGATGCAGCTCATTGACACGGATTAAGAACGAACAGTCTACTTATTGAATTCTAATCTGCTAAGGTCCAACGTCTACGTTAAATACCAGCAGGCACCGTCAGAAGATGTCCTCAGGATTAACATATTAATGCAAAATAGATGCTAAtgacagaaaaattaaaattactttaCACTAAAAGAAATCTGGAAGATCACAAGACAATAAGTGACCTTTCCCTGTGAAAATCACTGAGTGTGCTTGTCAAAGAGCTACTGACTGGCATGACCAGTATCCGGACAGTCATTAAATGGATATCACTACTTAAATGTATTTGACAAGACAACTTATTAAACATCTCTGCAAATGCTGCAAACAACAATCTTATTTTTCTGCCATAACTAGTTTAAACTTTCAGGAAATCTTAGACTAAAGCCCCATTTCTAGTTTCTTTGTGTAAAAATCGGTGTGCCTTTCATTCATAGGCGCAAACAGGACCGTGTGTGCAACTGTTGTCTTCAATATTACATTGTAAGAAATGTGATACCAAATAATCGTGGATGGACAATATATAGATAGTTGACTTGCtgcaaacatgaacacataaTCAGTAAAATGTCAGGTTTGTGTTCCCACCTGGCGGCCTGAACAGCACTCAGCTGGATACCCTGGTTATCACTGGTGGCATTCTGAAAGAAGCCAAAcaacatttacaataaaaaacaacacgACTTAAATCTATAGGCTTTACACGGATTTCAAAGGATTATGAGTGTAATTATGTTGAATAAAATTCACTGCAAATCAATGGAATGAGTGAAAAGGCGAAACAGCATACTTACTTGTACTATTGCTTCAAGGGAGGTGTTTTGCTGAAAGACAAAGGTTTGGAGAAGGTCACAAATTTGTAAAAAAGTATGCCATTTGAAAAGTGAGGTTATTTACAGGTTAAAAATGACTATTCCCTAGGGATGCGTATTTGTGCTGGCAGTACGAGGATGCACAGGTTAGCATTTAACAAGATCATCTGTAAATGAGCAAATGCATCTGATGCCCTCCAGGAGGAACCCATCTGAGGATCTCTTTCAATCAAGCAGTGATCATGACCAGGGGGCGAGTGAAACAGACAGACCGACAGCCAGCAGTTACAATTCTGACATGTGCATCCAGCACAAAAATGTTCACCGCAGCAGATTTACATTTGTCAAACATCACAAAGAAACTAGAAATAGTGTTAGATATCACTATGGTCCTGAACATCCATCACAAACACTGCTGTTGCAGTCGGCCAGAACAACATCTCAAACTGCAGAAGTTCTTGCTGTGATTTTGTAATAAGTGGCTCAGAAAATGTAGGAAATGTTTCAGGGCCCTTTGGAGTTCGAGTCTGTTGATTTGAGGGAATATCAGAACAATCTTGACCcagtttttcacaaaactttcTGCAGTATTAGTCACACACTTGTATTTCACATGACAATTTTGGAGAAATGCTGCTtctttttgatttgtttatcAACAGCAATCATTTGCCAAAGTTTGTCAACTAGCAAATgcttcatctgtttttgtttttgttttatttcagtaacaGTCCTTATTTTTAAATAGAGCTACATGGATACATTTTAGAAACCAAGTATTTCTGCCATAGACTTAGGTTCAACAAGATGTCTTTATCTGGATGGAACAACCGGGAAAATCTCCAATTGTAGGGATGTGGAATGAGAACATTTGACATTTATCAGAAGAGAAAACCATCAGAGCCTCTGTTCTGAATTGTTTTTTGGGTTGTGGAGAAACACAGGCAACCAGGAAACTTTCATCATGTGAATTCAGTAGTGAGCTTTATATCATTCTCTGAGAGGATTCACAGCTATCAGCGCCTCATGCACTACATGCAGTAGCCACCACACTTCCTACTCTGCCTGCCATCAGAGTAAGAttaacttcacacacacatgtattctgtagCACTTTTATCtgtgggattttttaaaaaaaaatttaaatctgagGAAGTTGTCTACATTACTGGAAATTTGTGTTGATGTGGATAGATCAGAAGCTGTATCATTACACATTGCAACACTCACTATCTCAAAGAAGTATCGAGTATATTCCCTATCGTagcacaacaacagcaacagaatGATAAAATCAAACTATCCAGGTTCAAATCTGGTTACACACACAAGAATAAGCAAAACAAATTTGTGTGATGAGATGAACACAAAATCAAGTGTGTAATCTGGCAATGgaattacatacatacatatcgTAAAGATTCACACGCAGGAAAATTAATACTCAGCGTAGTAtttctaatacttaataaacaCACCGTATATCACCACGGGaattaaataaatcagaatttaaCTAAAGTTCTGTGTCCAATCATATCTTCAAAAATTGCTCTGGACAAAGAGACAATTGAGCTGTAAATTCCCAGGGTATTATGTTGCATGAAATTATACATAGCATGAGATGAAGTTAAAACTTgcaaaaattcagaaaataactttacaaCCCAGAAGGGATCGGTAATTTTACACAATAGCCACTCTCACATCTTGCAGTGAATCAGAGCAGCATGTCATTATTGATATATTGCTAAGCAGCATATTTCAAGTCATTCCTCTCAATACCACTAGGCAGTTACTGTGACTGCATTCCTGAACTGCTGCgtagttattttttttccagcaatgTCACCTAATGTAGAGTCTCTTAGTGGCAGTGGGATTCCTCAAATAAGCAGGTCTTATGTGTTCCAACATAAAGGGACAGCTACTGACACTGATTCAACATGACTGCTAAAAACCCTCATTTTTCATTAATTCCAACTATACTCCACACTATGCTGTGGACATCTGGTAAAAACAGCTAAATCAAAAGAGACAAATTTTGAGGGGTGAGGACACAGGGCAAGTAAAATGACATCAAGTGAATTAAGGAGATTATTTAAAGCTGAAAAAAGGAGCTCTCTACAATTTGTGTTGACTGCAACAAACACATCAGCAGAATGTATCCAGTCTGCAGAAAACAGACTGgtaacaaaataatgaaaaaaatggcatTAGAATAAAGAGAAATCAATACAATTGCTAGTTAAGTCTATATGTAATGGATAACTattaattaaaatcattatGTTGTATTCAAAACATCTGGCAACCTAAACTGAACTCACGATAAAGACCACAGGAAATTAACTGCTCTTGTAAATTAGTCAAATCCTTAAAGCCTGAGTTTACTTCATGTGATTATTGTGGTGTATACACATAGTGATGCATTTTATACAAGTGTCAAGAAGGTTCCCATAACAGTTGTTTAATATGCATCAATCCAACAGTTTGATGGTAGTAAGAAATGTCAAAACCCCTCTACAGAGTGAATAAACATTAGCCTGCCTTGAATTGACAGTTGCTGTTGAATGTTagatgtgtttgtatttattgttaagTCACAAGCGGGTCCAAAGGTCTCTTACTTAGCATGTTTAATGTCTGCCTTAATGATGACCCTGCTCATTGCACTAAGTgaacatttatttcttcatttaaagAAGTCATATTTTCTACTTGGAATAAATACAATTGTTCTATAGGACAGCATTGTAAACATAACCAATACATGAATCTCTACAACTCAGGCTTGTACAGTAGTTCATGTTTCACTTGCAAAAAAGCAGAACCATACCGATCTGAAATCTCCATCAACATCCGAGTCTTCACAGATGTCCTCATGCGGCACATTTCTCCTCTTCAGAAGGTGTTCATCTCTTTTGTTCTGTGAAAGGATGAAGGGAGCAAAATTAATATTTCTCATGTATGAAAGAAATTTACCATAAGAAAAGCATCTGTCAGAGCATAACTTCAATGATAAAATGCATAGAGCAAACCCAAGTTCAAATGCAGCTGTAGAAGTTTCTGAAATCTTTTGGGTTAGAATTCgacaatgtttttattccacaatataataaaaatgtattaccTTTCTGAGTTCCACCACTACCTCAGTCCTCTGTCTTCTCATAGTCTGGAAGAAACAACACATTAACATGACATAATGTGGAACTTTAATTCCAGCCTGTTTTTTTACTAAAAGGCATTAAATGTGGGTACAGTGTGATTCCACAGTCCAGTTTGCCAACATTGGTGATAAACAGTATCTGACATGCCTGGAGCATTAACCTGACAGCTCACATGCCATTTACAGTACCACTGAAACACACTTAACAAGTCTGATTATCTGTGACTCAGCAGAAGGTACTGTAGAGATTTTTTATGTCGTAATAAGCCAGCTACCACCCTATATTCACTAATCTTCAACAGTCTTTGCTCTTGCCTATACAAAACATTCAAGAGTAGAGAATGATGGCAGACCAACATTCAAGTCAGCACTAATGCGTTCCTGCAATAAATCATATTTTCAAGGAGGcttacattaattttaatgtctGTGGAAAAACGCCAGTTCTATAATGATTAGTTTCTCTCAGAATTAGCTAAGTGTGTTAAAAAATTTGAAGCTGATAAGGTTTATTTACAAACTGGGGCTACATGTTTTTGATGACGCAAGTTTCCACCACTGACAGACCTCCAACATGAAGATAACAGGTTGTTTAGAGAAACAACTGGTGGCCACTGGATTGCAAAACGAGCTGCTTGTCAGAAGGAATTTGTGAGTACATCCTGTTCACTCACTTTCAAAGGACTCTCCATAATATTACATCATAATCTTAACATTGATGAAGCAAATCTATACAGTCAACCCCTAACTTATAAACGATATTCAACATAAAGCATTAACCTATTAGTCGTGTGATCAATAAGGTATAATAAAATGACAGTAGAAGCATACATTTATCTATATGTAACCTTGGTGAAGTGTGGAATATGATTTTTAAGACCCAGGTAACTGGTCAGCTAAGAGGCTGACTGGTTTCCGCCATTGTTTTTGGTGATGAAGACGGGGGATGGGTGGAACTGCAGCCACAAGCACCAAGCCCAACCACTGATGGTAACTCAGCTAGCAACCATGCTAGCTCGCAGGTTAGCTAACTGCAGCGGCAAACTGATGATTATCTGTTACTGCGTTGGCTTATCAGTCAAGCTAATACTTATCTATGACAAGCTTTGTGTCAATGATTTAATCATTGAACTGCAGCTGAATCCGTTCAGTGGATATAAGCGTCGGTTAAGCTAGCCTGTCCCCATTGGGCCCGAGCATATCCAGCGGAGGCGATGAACTCTGACTCGCTATTCTGGTATGTTTTATAACCAACGCGGCCTCATGGTGTGACGAAACCAGCGGCTCTCAAAGGTTAACAGCCTTGCCGAGACCAATAATATAAAAGTGGCGAACTGTTGAGACCTTTGCCGAGGGTTTGGGTACAAAGTTCCCAACGGTAGAAATTAGAAACGACGTCACAAGGAAGCCAGGGGGCGAAGCTAGTCGTGAATAGAGCAGCGGTGCCGAGGAAAAGGGAGTCGATACCAATCCGCACAACTTTTACCTCCAAATCACGGCCTTTATTCTTGAAATTCTTCAGCCGCTGGTTGTCCAGTTTCTCGTTGTCAGCCATGTTAGTTAATTCAGGTTCCGTTACAGTTTAACTCGTGGATTCGGCTCGCAGCTACCCTTTCTGGTTCTCTTTTCTCAACCTTCCGTTTAGCGACTATTTCTTGCTGCTACGCGCGGTGCACACTGGGAATGCCGGTGGAGGAGGGCAGCCTCGTTCTGGCGTAGAGGAAGGGTGGGGAAATCCCtccactctgattggctccccTGGCTCTCCAGTCTGTCTGAGCGCGCGCCATATAAAACATGCAAACGTGTGTTGATCATTGTGCTCTGCTCAAAGGTCTGCATACATGGCTACTGTATGCACTGAATGTTAAACacttattttaagtttttttattattattaacgtgAGTACTTGTATCTTATGACACTACTCAACACATTTTGcaactacatttttaaaaaattgtattttacaacacaaatatttcattttaacgTAAAAGACCGAAATTTACTACTAAGaagaaaactgaaaacttttAGAAGTTCACTGAATGAGTATTGGGTTAAactacaatttattttttttaattcaatttttttttttgactgataaAGTAGTAGAATATGAATTGCTAAACTCCCACTTTTATTTTCCTGGACATCACAACCTCACctaatccacactgcacccgtcccctaccgTGATGAGTGCactggaggttgggcccacatcGTCCTTTCGGACCtcgtgggcagaggcccggcttgatatttttttttgccataggGGTTTTGTTGCTACTCTTCATCTGGGCCGTCACTCAGGagctgtttgccaagggagacgctagcaggagcataaagcccctgacacaAAGCTCCTGGGATCCTTCAGTCAATCAAACTCCCCCATTTGATTTGACATAGGCAGACTCTGGTTTTGACTGAATTTTGAAATGTATTCCTGAACATGATTAGGACGGGACTCCATGCAAACACATAAAGCATTATATATTttgcaaaaatgtattaaaatttaacaaacagagaaaacagtAGAAGTATTTCATTTGCTAAAATTGTGTTATCAAAATTAATCTTCAGACATGTTTTGCAAGTGGTCCTTATAAAACTGGGGACATCAGTCCTTTAAAACCCATGATTGTTCACCCCACTTCCCTTATCAGCATGGTTCAAAAATATTTGCCATCATGACCACAGCAGAATGATTATATCATTTCCTTTTGTTATCACCTCTTCTTATTTGACCAACTTTCAGAGAAGCGTTACGTAAGTAAGCGAGAAGGAATCCTACTCATGAATGGAATCTTAAAAATGTTCACCCgtgtcctgcttcaaagcaAGACTTTTTTCAGAGCTGTAAGACTGAATCCTTTAGATCTCATCTTCACTTTAATGTCTTCTTGAGTCTGTTTCAATGGAGTCTTCATCAGATAGGCAATCCTCCTGAAACCTTCTTCTAGTCCAATGCCAGTGATGGCTGAACAGGGCTGGATGAACCAGGCCCTGCCCTCACACACTGTCCTCAAGTCCAGCTTCAGGCAAAGCGCTTCAGGGCTTAGAGCTCCATGAAGATCCTGTTTGTTGGCAAGAATCACGACAGGAACTCCTTTGAGACTTTCGTACCTCATGACCTAAAAAGTcgagaaaacaaataaataacattcaTCTCTACATTGTTGAACAAACCTTTTTGAGAATGTTTATTTGACCATAAGCAGTAAATAGACACTTTATACTTGGTGGAAGTTGAAGAATGAATCTTTGAGGTCAATATTTCTATGAGATTTAGCAAACTGttgataaattatttaaatgagcACAGATCATTAAAGTCTTTACAATATGGAATGCTATCATCCATTCATTAAAGGGTCCTTCTAAATATGTTTCAAGAATGTGACAAGTTTAGACTGGACAAAATTATTAAAgtcatctctttctttctttctcatttaaAACTCATCACTGCATAATATGCAAATAATCTTCACTAAGACCTCTGTGCTTGATGTTTGCTCAGTGGAGCATTCACAGTTTGGTTTTGTCAGTTCCATATTAAGCAATGGTTGGCCTCAtaggtgttgtgatgttattAGATTATAATTGCCTGTTCACATATGTGAGAACTGTGGAGCTTCTGTCCATGAGTGTTAAACCATTCACATCCATCATAAGCTGAGTAATAGAACAACAAGCAATGTTAATTTTAAAAGCCTATAAAAgctgaataaaaatattaagaaatccGCTCGAGCCGAGAAGGGCGTAGTATTCTCTTAATTACCCTATGAAGTTCCTTGCGGGCCTCGTCCAGCCGTTTTTGGTCCCAGCTGTCGACCACAAACACCAGACCAGCTGTGTCCGTGTAGTGATGCTTCCAATGGGGCCTCATTTTCTTCTGGCCCCCAATGTCCCACACTGTCAGGCCCGGGctgcttctgtctgtctccagcGGCTCCACATTGAAGCCCACAGTTGGTACAGTTATCACGCTCTCATTATACTTTAGTTTGTAAAGCAATGTGGTCTTTCCTGATCCATCCAGACCCAACATCAGGACCTGTGCTTGTTTAGGAATCTTGGACCCTTGTATACCCATGTCTTAAAAGTGCTAAGTCTATATCCAAAAGATAATGTTTCCTTCTTTATATAACCGTCTGTAGCCAATGGTCCCTCTGTATCGCTGTATCTGTCGGCTGTGGCCGGTTGGTCCCTTTTGGATACTGTCTGCAATGGATACGCTTTATTTATTCACAGACAGAATAATCCCTCCCCCCCTGTCCTGATGGGATTTCGTCTGCACCAGCGTAGCTTTCAGTAAAGCTATTTATATCTATAGTGACAGTGCAACTAAGTTCTCCAGTTACCAAACCACAGCAAGGGGCCACATCACACCTGCCCAGGATGGTCACGCAcaccagcagacaggaagtccgtGTTTGGCTCAATATTGTGTTTCTTCCTGGATTGACGTCTCacagcagtgacatcacagggaCATTTTGGTTGATTGCTCATCTTTAATTGTGGGGAAAGGTTGGCACTATGTAGACTAAAGTTTTGCTTTCcaaaaaagtctttttaaaaGTGTTTACCAATTCTCAGTTTACCTCAAATGAATATGCAGGACTACTGTACATGTTTCATTTTACTGAGTTGTAACGTATGCTCTGATTTAAACTTGAACTGATCAGGATTCGGTACTGGCAGGACCAAAATATGTTCCTCACTTTACTCATGGACTTCTGTAAGGGACAGCTTTCAATCATTTGGCATAGATTGACAAAAATCAAGCTTTATTGATCAATATAATTAATTGTCATGTGATGTTAGGGATTATTTTTCTGCTGCATTTTCTCCTCTGAGACAAGTAGAATAAAAGAAAACGTCATGGGAAAAAGTGGCAAACTAACATCTCATGAGGGCAAAATACCAAGGATGCATTTCCATCACTATAATTGATTTATTCTGAATAAAATAGATGAAATATCAAGGACATGTACTGGgtataatttattttgatggatattttctttaaaaagaaaaaggcataATATACAtgatcatttatcattttaatgtaacattttcaatttaatctttaagaattttttttaacagttaatTAAAGTCAACATAAACAAGTACAAATGCCACGTAAACATTCTGTTATGTTCATTATCAAGGAAAAAGGTCAAATGAAAAAGCACAAGCAGTTTTACTATTATACATATAGATGAAGTTAAACAATTCAGGAATAGGAACATACTGTAACTCTTTTCATTGCTATAGAAACAGTGGAGGTGTCATACTAACATTATATACAACCTTCTCAGAATGTCTGGAATATCATACATTCTTTTAAATGGTGTTATTTTACAGG contains:
- the arl14 gene encoding ADP-ribosylation factor-like protein 14, yielding MGIQGSKIPKQAQVLMLGLDGSGKTTLLYKLKYNESVITVPTVGFNVEPLETDRSSPGLTVWDIGGQKKMRPHWKHHYTDTAGLVFVVDSWDQKRLDEARKELHRVMRYESLKGVPVVILANKQDLHGALSPEALCLKLDLRTVCEGRAWFIQPCSAITGIGLEEGFRRIAYLMKTPLKQTQEDIKVKMRSKGFSLTALKKVLL
- the kpna4 gene encoding importin subunit alpha-3; its protein translation is MADNEKLDNQRLKNFKNKGRDLETMRRQRTEVVVELRKNKRDEHLLKRRNVPHEDICEDSDVDGDFRSQNTSLEAIVQNATSDNQGIQLSAVQAARKLLSSDRNPPIDDLIESGILPILVHCLDRADNPNLQFESAWALTNIASGTSEQTQAVVQSDAVPLFLKLLRSPHHNVREQAVWALGNIIGDGPLCRDYVIKLGVVKPLLTFISPSIPITFLRNVTWVMVNLCRHKDPPPSMETIQEILPALCVLIHHTDVSILVDTVWALSYLTDAGNEQIQMVIDSGIVPYLVPLLSHQEVKVQTAALRAVGNIVTGTDEQTQVVLNCDALSHFPALLTHLKEKINKEAVWFLSNITAGNQQQVQAVIDAMLVPMIIHLLDKGDFGTQKEAAWAISNLTISGRKDQVAHLIENQVIPPFCNLLMVKDAQVVQVVLDGLSNILKMADDEAETIANLIEECGGLEKVEQLQNHENEDIYKLAYEIIDQFFSSDDIDEDTSLVPETIQGGTYGFNSANVPAEGFQF